A stretch of the Paenibacillus dendritiformis genome encodes the following:
- a CDS encoding flavocytochrome c, which yields MKRMKKAGLMMLVLCMVAMLAACGSGNKDGKEANNGGDRIVTSIGEGDGKHGTIKVEVTFENDEIKDIKVLEQKENEVLAEPVYKELKEIMIASNSAEADAISGSTVTSQGYIDAVKDAVAKAGLTLVAKQAAGKTQTDEPAEQTYDVVIIGAGGAGFSAALEAKQAGASVVLLEKMPSVGGNTLISGGEMNAANTWVQKNLGIEDSTDLFIEDTLKGGDNAGDPEMVRVLAENATAAAEWLKDAVKVNFLEDHLFQFGGHSVKRALIPEGHTGAELITKLKKQLDEMGIDLKTNTKAEKLLTDESGKVIGVEAAGANGGTITFHANKGVIIASGGFGSNVEMRKQYNPEYDEKYMTTDAPGTTGDGIVMAQAVGAALTNMESIQTYPVCNPKTGVISLVADSRFDGAILVNQSGQRFVEELERRDVISKAILAQEGGYAYQLWNQEIGDISKTVDTHKDEYEMLVKDGLLYKADTLKEAAEFFKIDPEALQATIDRVNKFAKSGKDEDFNHRAGLKDMSKGPYYIQKAVPSVHHTMGGLVINKTTQVLNEQGQPIAGLFAAGEVTGVIHGKNRLGGNAIADAITFGRIAGQQAVK from the coding sequence ATGAAGAGGATGAAAAAAGCGGGACTAATGATGCTTGTCCTGTGTATGGTCGCGATGCTGGCGGCATGCGGGAGCGGGAACAAAGATGGCAAGGAGGCCAATAATGGAGGGGATCGGATCGTAACATCCATCGGGGAAGGCGATGGCAAGCACGGTACGATTAAGGTTGAGGTCACGTTTGAGAACGATGAGATTAAAGATATTAAAGTGCTCGAGCAGAAAGAAAACGAGGTGTTGGCCGAGCCGGTATATAAAGAGCTGAAAGAGATCATGATCGCCTCGAACAGCGCGGAGGCGGATGCGATCAGCGGCTCGACGGTCACAAGCCAAGGCTACATCGACGCGGTGAAGGATGCGGTAGCGAAGGCGGGCTTGACGCTCGTTGCGAAGCAGGCGGCTGGAAAAACCCAGACAGACGAGCCGGCAGAGCAGACATATGATGTCGTCATTATCGGGGCTGGCGGCGCCGGATTCAGTGCGGCGTTGGAAGCGAAGCAGGCCGGCGCTTCGGTGGTGCTGCTGGAGAAAATGCCTAGCGTAGGCGGCAACACGCTGATTTCGGGCGGTGAAATGAATGCGGCCAACACATGGGTGCAGAAAAACTTGGGCATTGAAGACAGCACCGATCTGTTTATTGAAGATACGCTCAAAGGCGGAGATAATGCCGGCGATCCGGAAATGGTCCGCGTCCTGGCCGAGAACGCGACCGCGGCGGCAGAATGGCTGAAGGATGCGGTGAAGGTGAACTTCCTGGAGGATCACCTGTTCCAATTCGGCGGCCATTCCGTCAAGCGCGCGCTCATTCCGGAAGGGCATACGGGCGCCGAACTGATTACGAAGCTGAAAAAGCAACTGGACGAGATGGGCATCGATCTGAAGACAAATACGAAGGCCGAGAAGCTGCTCACGGATGAGAGCGGTAAAGTGATCGGCGTCGAAGCAGCCGGAGCGAACGGCGGCACCATCACCTTCCATGCCAACAAAGGCGTCATTATTGCATCGGGCGGCTTCGGATCCAATGTCGAAATGAGAAAGCAATATAATCCGGAATACGATGAAAAATATATGACGACGGATGCCCCGGGAACGACGGGAGACGGAATCGTGATGGCGCAGGCGGTCGGCGCCGCCCTGACCAATATGGAGAGCATTCAGACTTATCCGGTATGCAATCCGAAGACCGGCGTGATCTCGCTTGTGGCGGACAGCCGTTTTGACGGAGCGATTCTCGTCAATCAGAGCGGCCAGCGTTTCGTCGAAGAGCTGGAACGCCGCGATGTCATTTCCAAGGCGATTTTGGCCCAGGAAGGCGGCTATGCCTACCAGTTGTGGAACCAGGAAATTGGAGACATCAGCAAAACCGTCGACACGCATAAAGACGAATATGAAATGCTCGTCAAAGACGGCCTTTTGTATAAAGCCGATACGCTGAAAGAAGCGGCCGAATTTTTCAAAATCGATCCGGAAGCGCTGCAGGCGACAATCGACCGCGTCAACAAATTCGCCAAGTCCGGAAAAGACGAGGACTTCAACCACCGCGCGGGATTGAAGGATATGAGCAAAGGGCCTTATTATATTCAAAAAGCGGTGCCTTCCGTTCACCATACGATGGGCGGACTTGTGATCAATAAGACGACACAGGTGCTGAACGAGCAAGGCCAGCCGATTGCGGGCCTATTCGCCGCAGGCGAGGTCACGGGCGTCATTCACGGCAAGAACCGGCTTGGCGGAAATGCGATTGCCGATGCCATCACCTTCGGGCGCATCGCCGGCCAGCAAGCGGTCAAATAA
- the aceA gene encoding isocitrate lyase — protein MSGTGRTELEQMKEHWSGARYQGIRRPYSPEDVLRLRGSVKIEYTLARRGSAKLWDLLHSEDYIHALGALTGNQAVQQVKAGLKAIYLSGWQVAADANLSGQMYPDQSLYPANSVPHVVKRINQALQRADHIQHSEGKNDIDFFAPIIADAEAGFGGPLNVFELVKAMIEAGAAAVHLEDQLASEKKCGHMGGKVLLPTGQAIRHLIAARLAADVMGVDTVLIARTDANAAQLLTSDIDGNDRPFLTGKRSTEGFHYVRAGLEQAIARGLAYAPYADMVWCETSEPNLEEAERFAQAIHARYPGKLLAYNCSPSFNWRRKLSDKEIATFQQKLGAMGYKFQFVTLAGFHALNHSMFQLAKGYKERGMQAYSELQQAEFASEAEGYEAVRHQREVGASYFDEVTQIIAGGLASTTALAGSTEQEQFSR, from the coding sequence ATGAGCGGAACAGGGAGAACGGAACTTGAGCAGATGAAGGAACATTGGTCTGGAGCCCGTTATCAGGGCATCCGGCGCCCATATTCGCCGGAAGACGTGCTGAGATTGCGGGGGTCTGTGAAAATCGAATATACATTGGCCCGGCGCGGCTCCGCGAAATTGTGGGATCTGCTTCATTCGGAAGACTATATTCATGCGCTGGGGGCCTTGACCGGCAATCAAGCCGTGCAGCAAGTCAAAGCGGGACTGAAGGCCATCTATCTCAGCGGATGGCAGGTGGCGGCGGATGCGAACCTGTCCGGACAGATGTATCCCGACCAGAGTCTGTATCCGGCGAACAGCGTTCCCCATGTCGTGAAGCGAATCAATCAGGCCTTGCAGCGCGCCGATCATATCCAGCATTCCGAGGGCAAGAATGACATCGATTTCTTCGCGCCCATCATCGCGGATGCCGAGGCCGGCTTCGGAGGCCCGTTGAATGTATTCGAGCTCGTGAAGGCCATGATCGAAGCGGGAGCCGCGGCGGTCCATCTGGAGGACCAGCTTGCCTCGGAGAAGAAATGCGGCCATATGGGCGGCAAGGTGCTGCTCCCGACCGGTCAGGCGATTCGCCATCTGATCGCCGCGAGGCTGGCGGCGGACGTGATGGGGGTGGATACGGTGCTCATTGCCCGGACGGATGCGAATGCGGCGCAGCTCCTCACCAGCGACATCGACGGCAACGATCGGCCTTTCCTGACCGGAAAACGTTCGACGGAAGGCTTCCATTACGTCAGGGCGGGACTGGAGCAAGCGATAGCGCGGGGCCTGGCTTATGCCCCTTACGCCGACATGGTCTGGTGCGAGACCTCCGAACCGAATCTGGAGGAGGCGGAACGGTTCGCGCAAGCCATTCACGCCCGCTATCCCGGCAAGTTGCTGGCGTATAACTGCTCCCCATCCTTCAATTGGAGGCGGAAGCTGAGCGACAAGGAGATCGCGACCTTCCAGCAGAAGCTGGGCGCCATGGGCTACAAGTTCCAGTTCGTCACCTTGGCCGGCTTCCACGCCTTGAACCACAGCATGTTCCAACTGGCCAAGGGGTACAAGGAGCGGGGGATGCAAGCCTACTCCGAGCTGCAGCAAGCGGAGTTCGCCAGCGAGGCGGAAGGCTATGAGGCGGTCCGCCATCAGCGGGAAGTGGGAGCCAGTTATTTTGACGAAGTGACGCAGATTATTGCCGGAGGTCTGGCCAGCACGACGGCGTTGGCGGGTTCGACCGAACAGGAGCAATTCAGCCGGTAA
- a CDS encoding STM4013/SEN3800 family hydrolase produces the protein MIDMNQIVGTHDIVMITLDTLRYDAAKLEEANCPNLCADGPWEKRHTPGSFTYAAHHAFFGGFLPTPANTDKASHIRLFHTRNTGLKTHPHTWQFDAPDIVSGLAAEGYRTICIGGVIFFTKKNKLAKVLPGYFQESYWRMTFGVTNPRSTEHQVQHALKLLDRADPGQRLFLFLNVSAIHGPNHYFIPGAREDSVETQRAALRYVDKQLGDLFDALRKRGKTFCMAFSDHGTAYGEDGYHGHRLAHEVVWNVPYREFFL, from the coding sequence ATGATCGATATGAATCAAATCGTGGGCACCCACGATATTGTCATGATAACGCTCGACACGCTGCGGTATGACGCGGCGAAGCTGGAGGAAGCGAACTGTCCGAACCTGTGCGCGGACGGCCCGTGGGAGAAGCGGCATACGCCGGGCAGCTTCACCTATGCGGCGCACCATGCCTTTTTCGGAGGCTTCCTGCCTACGCCGGCGAACACCGATAAGGCATCTCATATCCGGCTGTTCCATACGCGCAATACCGGATTGAAGACCCATCCGCACACATGGCAATTCGATGCGCCGGATATCGTCTCCGGCCTGGCGGCGGAAGGATACCGGACGATATGCATCGGCGGGGTTATTTTTTTCACGAAAAAGAACAAGCTGGCCAAAGTGCTGCCCGGCTATTTCCAGGAGAGCTATTGGCGGATGACCTTCGGGGTGACGAACCCGCGCTCCACCGAGCATCAGGTGCAGCATGCGCTCAAGCTGCTGGATCGGGCCGATCCGGGGCAGCGGCTGTTCCTGTTCCTGAATGTGTCGGCGATTCACGGGCCGAACCATTATTTCATTCCCGGCGCGAGGGAGGATTCAGTCGAGACGCAGCGGGCGGCGCTGCGCTATGTGGACAAGCAGCTTGGCGATCTGTTCGATGCGCTGCGCAAGCGGGGCAAGACATTTTGCATGGCGTTCTCCGATCACGGCACCGCTTATGGCGAGGATGGCTATCATGGGCATCGCCTTGCGCACGAGGTCGTATGGAATGTGCCGTACCGGGAGTTTTTTCTATGA
- a CDS encoding serine hydrolase domain-containing protein, with the protein MKTAVHTGGCGPQYDLAKLETLLHEDHIAWNFRNMDHILPKRDIQAPADKFRFSENLQNLGDVRYSYNGQSSTVGEYMDKVKATGWLVIKDDVIVTERYYKGYTRESTATSMSVAKSFVSALMGIAFDEGAIRDVHDPVTRYLPELAGSGYEGATIKDVLQMSSGVRFNEDYADPDAEIYTFMNDVFGESAVPISQYVRKLTRLQPPGHYQYKSVDTEVLCMLLERTTGKKLSSYLEEKLWQPLGMEYDAYWNTDLHGNEIAFAFLNAALRDYAKFGRLVLHQGAWNGRQIISEKWMKESVIPDRSDLQAGQAEDCFGYQYQWWTPLGSDGSEVMARGIYGQQIYINRRHHAVIVKSGVDPAVFNVHDFEAVTAYRTILEHLG; encoded by the coding sequence ATGAAGACAGCTGTGCACACCGGGGGATGCGGGCCCCAATATGATCTCGCCAAGCTGGAGACGCTGCTGCACGAGGATCATATTGCCTGGAATTTCCGCAATATGGACCATATTTTGCCGAAGCGCGATATTCAAGCGCCTGCGGATAAGTTCCGATTCTCCGAGAACTTGCAAAATCTGGGCGATGTCCGTTACAGCTACAACGGACAATCCTCCACCGTCGGGGAATATATGGACAAGGTGAAAGCTACCGGTTGGCTGGTCATCAAGGATGATGTCATCGTAACTGAGCGTTATTATAAGGGATATACGCGGGAATCGACCGCCACGTCGATGTCGGTCGCCAAATCGTTCGTCTCGGCCCTGATGGGCATCGCCTTCGACGAAGGCGCGATACGGGACGTCCATGATCCGGTAACGCGGTACTTGCCGGAGCTGGCCGGAAGCGGCTATGAAGGGGCTACCATCAAAGATGTGCTGCAAATGTCCTCCGGCGTTCGCTTCAACGAAGACTACGCCGATCCCGATGCGGAGATTTATACCTTTATGAACGATGTCTTCGGGGAATCGGCGGTGCCGATCTCACAGTACGTTCGCAAGCTGACGCGCTTGCAGCCGCCGGGACATTACCAATATAAGAGCGTGGATACCGAAGTGTTATGTATGCTGCTGGAGCGGACGACCGGGAAAAAGTTATCGTCTTATTTGGAGGAAAAGCTGTGGCAGCCGCTTGGCATGGAATACGATGCTTATTGGAACACAGACCTGCACGGCAATGAGATTGCATTCGCCTTCTTGAATGCCGCTTTGCGGGACTACGCGAAATTCGGCCGCCTTGTCCTTCATCAGGGAGCCTGGAACGGCCGGCAGATCATTTCGGAGAAGTGGATGAAGGAATCGGTCATTCCCGATCGGTCCGACCTGCAGGCGGGGCAAGCCGAGGATTGCTTCGGCTATCAGTATCAGTGGTGGACACCGCTCGGCAGCGACGGCTCGGAGGTGATGGCCCGCGGCATTTACGGGCAACAGATCTATATCAATCGGCGGCATCATGCCGTCATCGTCAAGTCCGGCGTCGATCCGGCCGTCTTCAATGTTCACGACTTCGAGGCGGTCACGGCATACCGGACCATTCTTGAACATCTCGGATAA
- a CDS encoding winged helix DNA-binding domain-containing protein has translation MDTRSRCQELLHRQKLSRKNAAAHVMELLDHEFGIQSQIFSHSLLAVQCRMQNKVSLHDIQFLIADEKKLIRTWSLRGTLHLMRTADAALMWSALGTEWAARWGTYLNQHVTEYEKQLVSEAVLSSLSDGPKTREQLKAELKQSLTLEPALIDYLLSSWGGILKDLSYQRMVIHGNPCDPDIAFHLTSSWLRDRPDVYHTYDQVEALGLILLRYLQAYGPARAEDFAYWSGITVTLAKKIFKNRSADLISIGDLYDNKNIYRTVATADVPTVKLLPKFDPLLLGHKEKFYMESEHYKKVYGAAGHVHAAVMLHGMIAGTWRVKGKKVDMRLFGDADEGLRAELRREAEITASFFHQSSRLHHADG, from the coding sequence GTGGACACGAGGAGCAGATGCCAAGAGCTGCTGCACAGACAAAAACTTTCGCGGAAAAACGCCGCTGCCCATGTCATGGAGCTGCTGGATCACGAGTTCGGAATTCAATCGCAGATTTTCAGCCATTCCTTACTGGCGGTACAGTGCAGAATGCAGAACAAGGTCTCCTTGCATGATATCCAGTTCTTAATCGCGGACGAGAAAAAATTAATCAGGACGTGGTCGCTTAGGGGGACGCTGCATCTGATGCGAACAGCGGATGCCGCTCTGATGTGGAGCGCGCTCGGCACGGAATGGGCGGCCCGATGGGGAACGTATCTGAATCAGCATGTCACGGAATATGAGAAGCAGCTTGTCTCCGAGGCGGTGCTCTCCTCCTTATCCGATGGACCGAAGACGCGCGAGCAGTTAAAAGCCGAACTGAAGCAATCGTTGACCCTCGAGCCTGCTCTCATCGACTATTTACTGTCTTCGTGGGGCGGCATCCTTAAGGACTTGTCTTATCAGCGGATGGTGATTCACGGGAACCCGTGTGATCCGGACATCGCATTCCATCTTACAAGCTCGTGGCTGCGGGATCGCCCCGACGTCTATCATACGTATGATCAGGTAGAAGCGCTTGGCCTCATTCTGTTGCGCTATTTACAGGCTTATGGTCCGGCAAGAGCCGAGGATTTTGCGTACTGGTCGGGGATTACGGTCACGTTGGCCAAAAAAATCTTCAAAAATAGAAGTGCCGACCTCATTTCGATTGGCGACCTGTACGATAACAAAAATATCTATAGAACAGTCGCTACGGCCGACGTTCCGACAGTGAAGCTGCTGCCGAAGTTCGATCCTCTGTTATTGGGGCATAAAGAAAAGTTTTATATGGAAAGCGAGCATTATAAAAAGGTTTATGGCGCTGCGGGCCATGTCCATGCGGCTGTCATGCTACACGGCATGATAGCGGGAACATGGAGAGTCAAAGGTAAAAAAGTGGACATGCGCCTGTTTGGGGATGCAGATGAAGGTTTGCGGGCCGAACTCCGCCGCGAAGCGGAGATAACAGCCTCTTTTTTTCATCAAAGCTCTCGGCTGCATCATGCTGACGGCTAA
- a CDS encoding STM4011 family radical SAM protein — protein MRAVLYYRGKLSSCNYACPYCPFSKTKDSRETLAEDKRQLETFMGWIRAQEEAGHRLALFFNPYGEALIHRWYREAMTELSALPHIEKVAIQTNLSCRLDWTERLNRDKAAFWVTYHPGQTSLDGFLSQCMRLYEQGISFSVGTVGVRSAFGAIEEIRRLLPEDVYVWVNAYKDRPDYYTAEEVKRLQVVDPYFAINLRDYDSLGRPCAAGETVFYVQGSGIVKRCYQDRRVIGHLYRDGLEGLSAERACGMKSCGCYIGYIHMPELELGAMYAEGLLERIPARHGSMRKEGTTIV, from the coding sequence ATGAGGGCGGTGCTCTATTATCGGGGGAAGCTGTCGTCCTGCAACTATGCCTGTCCGTACTGCCCGTTCAGCAAAACCAAGGACAGCAGGGAGACGCTGGCCGAGGACAAGCGTCAGCTGGAGACGTTCATGGGCTGGATCCGGGCGCAGGAGGAAGCCGGGCATCGGCTGGCCTTGTTTTTCAATCCGTATGGGGAGGCGCTGATTCACCGTTGGTACAGGGAGGCGATGACCGAGCTGTCTGCGCTTCCGCACATCGAGAAGGTGGCCATTCAGACGAACCTGTCCTGCCGGTTGGATTGGACGGAGCGGCTGAACCGGGACAAGGCGGCCTTCTGGGTCACGTATCATCCGGGCCAGACAAGCCTGGACGGCTTTCTGTCGCAATGCATGCGGCTGTACGAGCAGGGCATCTCCTTCAGCGTCGGAACCGTCGGGGTCAGAAGCGCCTTCGGCGCGATCGAGGAGATCCGGCGCTTGCTGCCGGAAGACGTGTACGTCTGGGTGAACGCCTATAAGGATCGGCCGGATTATTATACGGCGGAAGAAGTGAAGCGGCTGCAGGTCGTCGATCCTTATTTTGCGATCAATCTGAGGGATTACGATAGCCTCGGCCGGCCCTGCGCAGCGGGGGAGACCGTCTTCTACGTTCAGGGCTCCGGCATCGTGAAGCGCTGCTATCAGGATCGGCGCGTCATCGGCCACCTGTACCGGGACGGGCTGGAAGGACTGTCGGCAGAGCGTGCCTGCGGGATGAAGAGCTGCGGCTGTTATATCGGATATATTCATATGCCGGAATTGGAGCTGGGCGCAATGTATGCGGAGGGATTGCTGGAACGCATCCCTGCGCGGCATGGCTCCATGCGCAAGGAGGGAACAACGATTGTCTGA
- a CDS encoding S1C family serine protease, with protein MNPSKPNDAKRSSDPAPAVESAQRSVLGSSGSEIVDAGDVSAARKETMEAWDAREEEYGREQARAGYAEASSEREQSAIAQRPGEWPQQGYSEPLTAAEFEEWIGEGEDEEEDPDPGPRRQWMTKSITVLLALMLFGNVIAFWPQIYNLPALRFLHADKELSQSEQIRQYKQAVVIVNARDRKGTGFNVAAEGIIITNRHVMAEDKTGSVTFQNNQTYLADVIASDAALDVAVLKLRENTDSLPALPLETNSGWREGAQVHIIGNPLSFYHIAIEGQILGLAPLQQRERPVLMIQAPIHSGNSGSPVVNEQGRVIAVVFATSTVKQGEESIDVGLAIPIEDVRPYLNEAGQE; from the coding sequence ATGAATCCAAGCAAGCCGAACGATGCGAAGCGATCGTCCGATCCGGCCCCGGCCGTGGAATCGGCACAGCGTTCCGTTCTAGGGAGCTCCGGAAGCGAGATCGTGGATGCCGGGGATGTCTCAGCCGCCCGCAAGGAGACGATGGAAGCTTGGGACGCGAGGGAAGAAGAGTACGGCCGGGAACAGGCCCGGGCCGGATATGCGGAAGCCTCCAGCGAACGGGAGCAGTCTGCCATAGCGCAGCGGCCCGGCGAATGGCCGCAACAGGGCTATTCGGAACCGTTAACCGCAGCAGAATTCGAGGAGTGGATTGGAGAAGGCGAGGACGAAGAGGAGGATCCAGATCCTGGTCCGCGAAGACAATGGATGACAAAATCGATCACGGTACTGCTGGCCCTGATGCTGTTCGGCAATGTGATCGCATTCTGGCCGCAGATCTATAATCTCCCTGCCCTCCGCTTCCTCCATGCGGACAAAGAATTATCGCAGAGTGAACAGATCCGGCAGTACAAGCAGGCGGTCGTCATCGTCAATGCGCGCGATCGGAAGGGTACCGGCTTCAATGTGGCCGCGGAAGGCATCATCATTACGAACCGCCATGTGATGGCGGAGGACAAGACCGGATCGGTCACGTTTCAAAACAATCAAACCTATCTCGCCGATGTGATCGCTAGCGACGCTGCCCTGGATGTAGCGGTTTTGAAGCTGCGGGAGAATACCGACTCTTTGCCTGCCCTGCCGCTGGAGACGAACTCCGGATGGCGGGAAGGCGCCCAAGTTCATATCATTGGCAACCCGCTCTCCTTCTACCATATCGCGATCGAAGGCCAGATTCTCGGTCTGGCCCCGCTGCAGCAGCGCGAGCGGCCCGTGCTGATGATTCAGGCTCCGATCCATTCAGGCAACAGCGGCAGCCCAGTCGTGAACGAGCAGGGCCGCGTCATCGCCGTCGTCTTCGCCACCTCGACCGTGAAGCAGGGCGAGGAATCGATCGATGTCGGACTTGCCATCCCGATCGAAGATGTTCGGCCTTATCTGAACGAAGCCGGTCAGGAGTAG
- a CDS encoding STM4012 family radical SAM protein, giving the protein MDELAEERRRWLRAPYRSYLYSYPHKTAYRPLEPALPLEELWKREETDYYFLYMHIPFCGARCGFCNLFTLPDRRADVHEQYVDALERQARQWAPWFAGRPFSRFAVGGGTPTLLEAPLLNRLFDIAERVMGLDPSQASVSVETSPDTVTEERLHVLKDRLTDRVSIGIQSFVEQEAAAIYRPQKPRLAEEALERLMAFGFPLVNVDLIYGLPGQTPDSWLYSLEKAIAYGPGEIFIYPLYTRENTILKPDQMRKQGADIRLELYEMARQRLEEAGYTQYSMRRFSKVNGFDHKRILPFSCQEEGMVGLGCGARSYTRRVHYASRYGVSQAATRSIIADYVAAERHDRADYGFVLNEAEQKRRYLLKAILHREGLELAAYAERFGSEAMRDHPELEQLLRLGLAELEAGVLRLTTLGMAYSDAIGDELISAGVRERMEGYELR; this is encoded by the coding sequence ATGGACGAACTGGCAGAGGAGCGGCGGCGTTGGCTGCGAGCTCCGTACCGATCGTATCTGTATTCGTATCCGCACAAGACGGCTTACCGTCCCCTTGAGCCGGCGCTGCCGTTGGAGGAGCTGTGGAAGCGGGAGGAGACGGACTATTACTTCCTCTATATGCATATCCCGTTCTGCGGCGCCCGGTGCGGCTTCTGCAATCTGTTCACGCTGCCGGACCGGCGGGCCGATGTGCATGAGCAGTATGTGGATGCGCTGGAGCGGCAGGCCCGGCAATGGGCGCCCTGGTTCGCCGGCCGGCCTTTTTCCCGCTTTGCCGTCGGCGGGGGGACGCCCACGCTGCTGGAGGCCCCCCTGCTGAACCGGCTGTTCGATATTGCGGAGCGGGTGATGGGACTGGATCCGTCGCAGGCATCCGTCTCGGTGGAGACATCGCCGGACACGGTGACGGAGGAGCGGCTGCATGTCCTCAAGGATCGGCTGACGGACCGCGTCAGCATCGGCATCCAGAGCTTCGTCGAGCAAGAAGCGGCGGCGATCTACCGGCCGCAGAAGCCGCGGTTGGCCGAGGAAGCGCTGGAGCGGCTGATGGCATTCGGCTTCCCATTGGTAAATGTCGATCTGATCTACGGTTTGCCAGGGCAGACGCCGGACTCTTGGCTGTACTCGCTGGAGAAGGCGATCGCCTACGGGCCGGGGGAGATCTTCATCTACCCGCTGTATACGCGGGAGAATACGATACTGAAGCCCGATCAGATGCGCAAGCAGGGCGCGGACATCCGGCTGGAGCTGTACGAGATGGCGCGCCAACGGCTGGAGGAAGCGGGGTATACGCAGTACTCGATGCGGCGCTTCTCCAAGGTGAACGGCTTCGATCACAAGCGGATTCTGCCCTTCAGCTGTCAGGAGGAAGGGATGGTCGGCCTGGGCTGCGGAGCCCGCTCGTATACGCGCCGCGTGCATTATGCGTCGCGCTACGGGGTAAGCCAAGCGGCGACGAGAAGCATCATCGCCGACTATGTGGCAGCGGAGCGGCATGATCGGGCCGATTACGGCTTCGTGCTGAACGAGGCGGAACAGAAGCGGCGCTATCTGCTGAAGGCGATTCTTCATCGCGAAGGGCTGGAGCTGGCCGCCTATGCGGAGCGCTTCGGCAGCGAGGCGATGCGGGATCATCCCGAGCTTGAGCAGCTGCTTCGCCTCGGCCTGGCCGAGCTGGAAGCGGGCGTGCTGCGTCTGACGACGCTCGGGATGGCGTATTCCGACGCGATCGGGGACGAGTTGATCTCCGCCGGCGTAAGAGAGCGGATGGAAGGATATGAGTTGCGATGA
- the cysC gene encoding adenylyl-sulfate kinase has product MSEHAFTLWLTGYSGAGKTTMAHAIASALRSHGRRAECLDGDELRAAIGKGLGFSREDRMENIRRIVYISGLLARNGIIPVVSVISPYRDMRAYASEQLAPFVEVFVDCPLDECERRDPKGLYARARQGDIPMFTGVSDVYEPPEAPEIVLPTDRCSVEEGVQLALNRLKELSLLA; this is encoded by the coding sequence TTGTCTGAACACGCATTCACATTATGGCTGACGGGATACTCCGGGGCGGGCAAGACGACGATGGCGCATGCGATCGCGTCCGCGCTCCGGTCGCATGGCCGCCGGGCCGAATGTCTGGACGGCGATGAGCTTCGGGCCGCCATTGGCAAGGGGCTTGGCTTCAGCCGGGAAGACCGGATGGAGAATATCCGCCGGATCGTATATATAAGCGGGCTGCTGGCCCGCAACGGAATTATTCCGGTCGTCTCGGTGATCAGCCCGTACCGGGATATGCGCGCATACGCAAGCGAGCAGTTGGCGCCTTTCGTCGAAGTGTTCGTCGATTGTCCGCTCGACGAGTGCGAGCGGCGCGATCCGAAGGGCTTGTACGCGCGGGCCCGGCAGGGAGATATTCCGATGTTCACCGGCGTCTCGGATGTGTATGAGCCTCCCGAGGCCCCCGAGATTGTCCTTCCGACGGACCGCTGCTCCGTGGAGGAAGGAGTGCAGCTCGCCCTTAACCGGCTGAAGGAGCTGTCCTTGCTGGCCTAG